In one window of Halomarina pelagica DNA:
- a CDS encoding DUF7558 family protein → MQQTLSGCAFCDALPGSERGAAVTWGKDERVSHPICVDCAVQARADPDDRDHHACDGCGLIVDALSALTSFRVVIGHLEGTLRLCAQCSPGGPATYWTRDLDEHLVARSQSR, encoded by the coding sequence ATGCAGCAGACGCTTTCGGGATGTGCGTTCTGCGATGCGCTTCCCGGGTCGGAGCGTGGCGCCGCCGTCACCTGGGGGAAAGATGAACGGGTTTCGCATCCGATCTGCGTCGACTGCGCCGTCCAAGCCCGGGCCGACCCCGATGACCGAGATCACCACGCCTGCGATGGGTGTGGGCTCATCGTTGACGCGCTGTCGGCCCTCACATCGTTCCGCGTGGTGATCGGCCATCTTGAAGGGACGTTGCGCCTCTGTGCGCAGTGTAGCCCCGGTGGACCCGCGACGTACTGGACACGGGATCTCGATGAGCATCTCGTCGCTCGCTCCCAGTCCAGATAG